A region from the Sandaracinus amylolyticus genome encodes:
- a CDS encoding 6-phosphofructokinase → MRRVGILTSGGDAPGMNMAVRAATLIAAQRGIEVVGIERGYEGLLDRSWRALTRKAEGGLAPTHEVDVCGHLGGSILGSARCKAFYTAEGRARGAEALRELDGLVVIGGNGSLTGAHALATEHGAKVVGIPASIDNDIGCTASAIGVDSALNTIVEACDRISDTARAHRRAFVVEVMGRQSGYLCMASAIAAGADAALYREDGRDEDAIVGSVADLIRRSFEADRGKQRVLVIKAEGVEVPCTRLVRRLTEVLEPELGEVSIRATVLGHLVRGGNPSFLDRMIAGRFALAAIDALAAGATDEMVAWQSPLPGGIATPDRSVTRWPLAAVLEETEKLLDGRSPVTQARVAMMQRVSGVLSI, encoded by the coding sequence ATGCGTCGCGTCGGCATCCTGACGTCCGGCGGCGACGCGCCCGGCATGAACATGGCGGTGCGCGCGGCGACGTTGATCGCGGCGCAGCGCGGCATCGAGGTCGTCGGGATCGAGCGCGGGTACGAAGGGCTGCTCGATCGCAGCTGGCGCGCGCTGACGCGCAAGGCCGAGGGCGGGCTCGCGCCCACGCACGAGGTCGACGTGTGCGGCCACCTCGGCGGCAGCATCCTCGGATCGGCGCGCTGCAAGGCGTTCTACACGGCCGAGGGTCGCGCGCGCGGCGCGGAGGCGCTGCGCGAGCTCGACGGGCTCGTGGTGATCGGCGGCAACGGATCGCTCACCGGCGCGCACGCGCTCGCGACCGAGCACGGCGCGAAGGTGGTCGGGATCCCCGCGTCGATCGACAACGACATCGGGTGCACCGCGAGCGCGATCGGCGTGGACTCGGCGCTCAACACGATCGTGGAGGCGTGTGATCGCATCAGCGACACGGCGCGCGCGCATCGTCGCGCGTTCGTCGTCGAGGTGATGGGCCGGCAGTCGGGCTATCTGTGCATGGCGAGCGCGATCGCGGCGGGCGCGGACGCGGCGCTCTACCGCGAGGACGGCCGCGACGAGGACGCGATCGTCGGGTCGGTCGCGGATCTGATCCGCCGCTCGTTCGAGGCCGATCGCGGCAAGCAGCGCGTCCTCGTGATCAAGGCCGAGGGCGTCGAGGTCCCGTGCACGCGGCTCGTGCGACGGCTGACCGAGGTGCTCGAGCCGGAGCTCGGCGAGGTGTCGATCCGCGCGACGGTGCTCGGGCATCTCGTGCGCGGCGGGAACCCGAGCTTCCTCGATCGCATGATCGCGGGCCGCTTCGCGCTCGCGGCGATCGACGCGCTCGCGGCCGGCGCGACCGACGAGATGGTCGCGTGGCAGTCGCCGCTCCCCGGCGGGATCGCGACGCCGGATCGCAGCGTGACGCGCTGGCCGCTCGCGGCGGTGCTCGAAGAGACCGAGAAGCTGCTCGACGGCCGCAGCCCGGTGACCCAGGCGCGCGTCGCGATGATGCAGCGCGTGTCGGGCGTGCTGTCGATCTGA
- a CDS encoding tetratricopeptide repeat protein, translating to MPRTRRALSALLVLVAISLAPLGAAQERPATPLADALRALDRGEYGTAETALRAIASPEAQLALARVLLETGRHDEAQRSAETAARSASSRIAARTLAGEAHMARGRLDEAQRVLEEVASEPIAHRARVMLGRLLLRRGRESEARTVLMRLVRAYNDGTITSRDGEGLTYVGMAAAMLESPHDANDAFREATRVARDRVETQLEWATLFLSKFDLGHADECVSDALRVSPNHPRAHLLRARILLEQSFDFAGAERELSAALAVDPNLVAAHVTRAGMALRDVDIARADAHLDAALAIDPNDLEALSVRAAVRFVEGNQSAFDAAVRAVLDRNPRYAELYSIVADHADWEHRYPDVVELARRALRIDPEDARAHATLGLNLLRMGEEEDGLAALREAWRRDRFDARVFNTLNLWDDVITPHYERFDARPFVLRMHREERPLIEGAVTTTLRGAWDDMRRRYRFTPRQPVHIEMFASSQHFSVRTSGLPNAGVQGVCFGQVVTALSPRGGAFDWGQITTHELAHVFHIQLSRNRVPRWFTEGLAEHETVMARPEWRREEDHRLWLALDRLPPVRDLNSAFTHARSAEDVMTAYYASSRLVGYMVDRFGFDRVVAMLRGWGEGRSSADVVQRALGVSIDELDREWRVHERTRLAARARDFAVDFGRYLDVEGLRARVRSAPRDAIAHAELAAGLAAHGDVAGATQSAIEAIRIDPHQPIARFVLARTSLARRDAAELDTHIADLIASGHDGYEVRLLAAQSALARRDTTAARAALDAAASIDPERLDAWHGLAQLAESSQDAALRRRALERIVALDQHDRGALAALMQTLHEAGAWDALLAVGPRVVFVDPENGRGRWLHGEALLHAGRARDALAELDLALAAEVETPGPVHLARARALVALRRAREARESLAAAIAAEPALAAQAAAVLPP from the coding sequence ATGCCTCGCACGCGACGCGCGCTCTCGGCCCTCCTCGTCCTCGTCGCGATCTCGCTCGCGCCCCTCGGCGCCGCACAGGAGCGCCCCGCGACCCCGCTCGCGGATGCGCTCCGCGCGCTCGATCGCGGGGAGTACGGCACCGCGGAGACGGCGCTGCGCGCGATCGCGAGCCCCGAGGCCCAGCTCGCGCTCGCGCGCGTGCTCCTCGAGACCGGACGTCACGACGAAGCGCAGCGCAGCGCGGAGACCGCGGCGCGGAGCGCGTCGTCGAGGATCGCGGCGCGCACGCTCGCGGGCGAGGCGCACATGGCGCGCGGCCGTCTCGACGAGGCGCAGCGCGTGCTCGAGGAGGTCGCGAGCGAGCCCATCGCGCATCGCGCGCGCGTGATGCTCGGACGTCTCCTCCTGCGGCGCGGCCGCGAGAGCGAGGCGCGCACGGTGCTGATGCGCTTGGTGCGCGCGTACAACGACGGAACGATCACCTCGCGCGACGGCGAAGGTCTCACGTACGTCGGCATGGCCGCGGCGATGCTCGAGAGCCCGCACGACGCGAACGACGCGTTCCGCGAGGCCACGCGCGTCGCGCGCGATCGCGTCGAGACCCAGCTCGAGTGGGCGACGCTCTTCCTCTCGAAGTTCGATCTCGGCCACGCCGACGAGTGCGTGAGCGACGCGCTGCGCGTGAGCCCGAATCATCCACGCGCGCACCTGCTCCGCGCGCGCATCCTGCTCGAGCAGTCGTTCGACTTCGCGGGCGCCGAGCGCGAGCTGAGCGCGGCGCTCGCGGTCGATCCGAACCTCGTCGCGGCGCACGTCACCCGCGCGGGCATGGCGCTGCGCGACGTCGACATCGCGCGCGCCGACGCGCACCTCGACGCGGCGCTCGCGATCGACCCGAACGATCTCGAGGCGCTCTCCGTGCGCGCCGCGGTGCGCTTCGTCGAAGGCAACCAGAGCGCGTTCGACGCGGCCGTGCGTGCGGTGCTCGATCGCAACCCGCGCTACGCCGAGCTCTACAGCATCGTCGCGGATCACGCGGACTGGGAGCATCGTTATCCCGACGTCGTCGAGCTCGCGCGCCGCGCGCTACGCATCGATCCCGAGGACGCGCGCGCCCACGCGACGCTCGGCCTCAACCTGCTGCGCATGGGCGAGGAAGAAGACGGCCTCGCCGCGCTGCGCGAGGCATGGCGCAGGGATCGCTTCGACGCGCGCGTGTTCAACACGCTGAACCTCTGGGACGACGTGATCACGCCGCACTACGAGCGCTTCGACGCGCGCCCGTTCGTGCTGCGCATGCATCGCGAGGAGCGCCCGCTGATCGAAGGCGCCGTGACGACGACGCTCCGCGGCGCGTGGGACGACATGCGCCGCCGGTATCGCTTCACGCCGCGACAGCCGGTGCACATCGAGATGTTCGCGAGCTCGCAGCACTTCAGCGTGCGCACCTCGGGGCTGCCGAACGCGGGCGTGCAGGGCGTGTGCTTCGGTCAGGTCGTCACCGCGCTGAGCCCGCGCGGCGGCGCGTTCGACTGGGGTCAGATCACGACGCACGAGCTCGCGCACGTCTTCCACATCCAGCTCTCGCGCAACCGCGTGCCGCGCTGGTTCACCGAGGGCCTCGCGGAGCACGAGACGGTGATGGCGCGCCCCGAGTGGCGTCGCGAGGAAGACCATCGCCTCTGGCTCGCGCTCGATCGCCTGCCGCCGGTGCGCGATCTGAACTCCGCGTTCACCCACGCGCGCAGCGCCGAGGACGTGATGACCGCGTACTACGCGAGCTCGCGGCTCGTCGGGTACATGGTCGATCGCTTCGGGTTCGATCGCGTCGTCGCGATGCTGCGCGGCTGGGGCGAGGGACGCAGCAGCGCCGACGTGGTGCAGCGCGCGCTCGGTGTGTCGATCGACGAGCTCGATCGCGAGTGGCGCGTCCACGAGCGCACCCGGCTCGCGGCGCGGGCGCGCGATTTCGCCGTCGACTTCGGGCGTTATCTCGACGTCGAGGGCCTCCGCGCGCGCGTCCGCAGCGCGCCGCGCGACGCGATCGCGCACGCCGAGCTCGCGGCCGGTCTCGCTGCGCACGGCGACGTCGCCGGCGCGACGCAGTCGGCAATCGAGGCGATCCGGATCGATCCCCACCAGCCGATCGCGCGCTTCGTGCTCGCACGCACGTCGCTCGCGCGTCGCGACGCGGCGGAGCTCGACACGCACATCGCGGATCTGATCGCGAGCGGCCACGACGGATACGAAGTGCGCCTGCTCGCCGCGCAGTCCGCGCTCGCGCGCCGCGACACCACCGCCGCCCGCGCTGCGCTCGACGCCGCGGCGAGCATCGATCCCGAGCGGCTCGATGCATGGCACGGCCTCGCGCAGCTCGCGGAGTCGAGCCAGGACGCCGCGCTCCGCCGGCGCGCGCTCGAGCGCATCGTCGCGCTCGATCAGCACGATCGCGGCGCGCTCGCCGCGCTGATGCAGACGCTGCACGAGGCGGGCGCATGGGACGCGCTCCTCGCCGTCGGGCCGCGCGTCGTGTTCGTCGATCCCGAGAACGGGCGCGGGCGCTGGCTGCACGGCGAGGCGCTGCTGCACGCGGGGCGCGCGCGCGACGCGCTCGCGGAGCTCGATCTCGCCCTCGCCGCGGAGGTCGAGACGCCCGGCCCGGTGCACCTCGCGAGGGCGCGCGCGCTCGTCGCGCTGCGGCGTGCGCGCGAGGCGCGCGAGTCCCTCGCCGCGGCGATCGCCGCCGAGCCCGCGCTCGCCGCGCAGGCCGCCGCCGTGCTGCCCCCGTGA